AAACCTTGCGTCGCGCGTCACTGGTGTCCTCCCCGCCTTCTGCGTGGGCGACCAAGCCATCCCACTCCGCCCAGTAGCCCCGCAATTCCTGAAAAAGCAGATCAAACTTCTGCTGCAGATGGCGTTTGGTCTGCTGCAACTGGTGCGCGAGGTCTTCATCGACCTCACCCGACATCCTGTTCATGCGCGCTTCTTCCAACTGTAGGTTGAGTTCAAACACCTCCTCCAGTAGCTCGGGAGGAACCACCTGCTTCTTGACGGCTCCGGTCGCACGCGCCTGATCCGTAGCATTCTTCGATTGTTCCTGCAGTTGCACTCCCTCCAGCTTGAGCAAGTACTCAGTGCGCGCGATCGGATCCTTCAGCGTGCGATAGGCATCGTTAAGTTGGGCGCTCTTCTCCAGGATCCATCCTTGCTCCTGCGTCGATGAGCGAGCGTAGAGATCGGGATGCAATTTGCGGCTCAACTGGTAAAACTCGCGTTCCAACGCCGCCGTATCGATGTCCAACTTGCGTGGAAGCCCGAAGAAGGAGAAGTAATCGGCCGGGAGCGGTGGCTGAACTTTCCCGCAGGAACTGCAAAAGTGCGCCGCCCGCATGCTGCCGCACGACCAGCAGGCGCTCAGTTCTTCATTGTTGAGGATGATGGAAGTTCCGCCCGACTTTTGCGAAGCTGTCATCTTTTTAGCCTTACGCCAATCAGCCCGGCTAGCGCGAGAAAAGCGAGCCGCCGGGCCAATCCAAAACCAGAAACGATCTGCCGAATGGTTCGCTTATACGGAAAACGAAGTCCCACAACCGCACGACTTTTGCGCATTCGGATTCGTGAATACGAACCCCTGATGCATCAGCGACTCTTCGTAGTCCAGAGTCATGCCATGCAAGTAGATGAATGACTTGGGATCGATAAAAATCCGCACATCACCGAACTGAAAAATGCGATCGCGTTCCTGGGGCTGCGAGTCGAAGCGAATGTTGTAGCTCAGACCGGAGCAGCCGCCTCCCTGCACACCCACGCGCAGTCCGCCCTGTTCAGGGGAGATTCCTTCCTTGGCCATCGCGACCTTGATCTTCGCGAGCGCCCTTTCTGTGACCACCAGCCCTCGCACTGCTTGCGTTGCCGGCGCCGAACTCTCCGTGGTTTCCATACTCATCTTTCTTACGTCTCCCTACCTGCGCGAGCCTTTGTAGACCTAGTCTCCCGCTTTGGCTTCGGCTGCGATGGGCGCTGGATTGTGTGCCGCCTGCTTCTTCTTCCAGTCGCTGATGGCCGCCCGGATCGCATCTTCCGCCAGCACCGAACAGTGAATCTTCACGGGAGGAAGAGAGAGCTCCTTAACAATTTCCGTATTCTTGATTTCCAGAGCTTGCTCAACCGTCTTTCCCTTGACCCACTCGGTGGCGAGCGAGGAAGAAGCGATGGCAGAGCCACAGCCGAAGGTCTTGAATCTGGCTTCTTCGATTACCTGCGTATCCGGGTTCACCTTGATCTGCAGCTTCATTACGTCGCCGCATTCCGGAGCGCCCACCAACCCCGTCCCCACCTGGCTGCTGTTCTTGTCGAGCGAGCCCACATTCCGAGGATTGGTGTAATGATCGAGTACTTTATCGCTGTATGCCATGCTTCCGTTCTCCTAAGAAATTCACTATTCCGCAGCCCAAGCGACCTTCTTCAGATCGATACCTTCCTTCGCCATCTCATAGAGTGGAGAGAGCTCGCGCAGACGATTCACCGTTTCGACAAGACGAGCCGCCACATAATCCACTTCCGCTTCGGTGTTAAAGCGCCCCAGCCCAAAGCGTATCGAGCTGTGCGCCAGATCGTCGCCCGTCCCTAATGCCTTAAGCACATAGGACGGCTCCAATGTTGCCGACGTGCATGCCGAGCCACTGGACACGGCAACATCGTTGATGCCCATCAGCAGGGATTCGCCTTCCACATACGCGAAACTGATGTTCAGATTGTTCGGCAGACGGTGCTCCAAAGAACCGTTGATGAACACCTCGTCGAGGCTGCTCATGATTTTTTCTTTCAGGCGATCGCGCAGTGCGGAGATCCGCTTGCTCTCTTCCGCCATCTCCTGCATGCAGAGTTCGCAGGCCTTGCCTAAACCCACGATGCCGGGAACGTTTAACGTACCCGAGCGCATACCGCGCTCGTGACCTCCGCCGTCGATAATCGGCGCCACCTGCACGCGTGGATTCTTGCGACGCACGTAGAGCGCTCCCACGCCCTTCGGGCCATAGATCTTGTGCGCCGTAATCGACATGAGATCGATATTGTCTTTGTTCACATCGACCGGAATCTTGCCGACCGCCTGGACGGCGTCGCTGTGGAACAAGACGCCGCGCTCGCGACAGATTTTCCCGATCTCCGCAATCGGCTGCAGCACGCCGATTTCGTTATTCGCCGCCATGATCGTGACCAGGATGGTCTTGTCATCAATGGCACGCTTCAAATCGTCCAGATCGATCAGGCCATCCTTCATCACCGGCAGGTAGGTGACGCGATAGCCGTATTTCTCCAGCCGCTTGCAGGTGTCCAGAACAGCCTTGTGCTCAGTGACCGCGGTGATAATGTGGTTGCCCTTCTCGCGGTACATCTCGGCCACGCCCTTGATCGCCAGATTGTCGCTCTCAGTGGCGCCGGAGGTGAAGATGATTTCCTTCGCACTCGCGCCTATTAGCTTCGCGATCTGCTCACGCGCGGTTTCTACCGCTTCCTCCGCCAGCCAGCCAAACTGGTGATTGCGGCTGGCAGCATTGCCAAACTTCCCGGTGAAGTACGGCAGCATGGCTTCCAGCACTCGCGGATCGACCGGCGTGGTCGCGTGGTTGTCCATATAGATGGGTAACTGGATATCTTTATGATTGCCGTTGTCATTTACCGTCGCAGTCATCTTTCTCTCCCAATCTCACCTTAGATCGCTCAGGATTTCATCGTCAGATGAACCAGTTGTTCTCGGGTTTGGCCCTCGTCGGCTGCCTGGGTCAGTTCCCAGATGGTGAGCTTGCTCAGTACTTCTTCGATCCCCACCTTCACTTTGCGAAGCGGCTCACGCACGGTGCAGCGGTTGGTCTGTTCGCATTCCCCGCGATGAGTTACGCAGGAGGTCAGAAACAGGGGACCATCGATGGCGCGGATAACGTCGAACGCAGAAATCATGCGCGCATCGCGAGCGAGGTTATAGCCGCCATTGATCCCATGATGCGATACCAGCAAGCGGGCTCGCACCAGGCGCTGCAGAATCTTTGCCAGAAGCTCCGCGGGAATGCCGTGCGCCTCGGCCAATTCCTTAGCGCTGCAGGCTCGATCGTGCTGGTGCTCCGCCAGATGTTTCATGGCGATCAG
The sequence above is drawn from the Terriglobales bacterium genome and encodes:
- the hscB gene encoding Fe-S protein assembly co-chaperone HscB encodes the protein MTASQKSGGTSIILNNEELSACWSCGSMRAAHFCSSCGKVQPPLPADYFSFFGLPRKLDIDTAALEREFYQLSRKLHPDLYARSSTQEQGWILEKSAQLNDAYRTLKDPIARTEYLLKLEGVQLQEQSKNATDQARATGAVKKQVVPPELLEEVFELNLQLEEARMNRMSGEVDEDLAHQLQQTKRHLQQKFDLLFQELRGYWAEWDGLVAHAEGGEDTSDARRKVCDKMVALLNRRSYIRNLVRDVNEVLEG
- a CDS encoding iron-sulfur cluster assembly accessory protein codes for the protein METTESSAPATQAVRGLVVTERALAKIKVAMAKEGISPEQGGLRVGVQGGGCSGLSYNIRFDSQPQERDRIFQFGDVRIFIDPKSFIYLHGMTLDYEESLMHQGFVFTNPNAQKSCGCGTSFSV
- the iscU gene encoding Fe-S cluster assembly scaffold IscU produces the protein MAYSDKVLDHYTNPRNVGSLDKNSSQVGTGLVGAPECGDVMKLQIKVNPDTQVIEEARFKTFGCGSAIASSSLATEWVKGKTVEQALEIKNTEIVKELSLPPVKIHCSVLAEDAIRAAISDWKKKQAAHNPAPIAAEAKAGD
- a CDS encoding IscS subfamily cysteine desulfurase, which produces MTATVNDNGNHKDIQLPIYMDNHATTPVDPRVLEAMLPYFTGKFGNAASRNHQFGWLAEEAVETAREQIAKLIGASAKEIIFTSGATESDNLAIKGVAEMYREKGNHIITAVTEHKAVLDTCKRLEKYGYRVTYLPVMKDGLIDLDDLKRAIDDKTILVTIMAANNEIGVLQPIAEIGKICRERGVLFHSDAVQAVGKIPVDVNKDNIDLMSITAHKIYGPKGVGALYVRRKNPRVQVAPIIDGGGHERGMRSGTLNVPGIVGLGKACELCMQEMAEESKRISALRDRLKEKIMSSLDEVFINGSLEHRLPNNLNISFAYVEGESLLMGINDVAVSSGSACTSATLEPSYVLKALGTGDDLAHSSIRFGLGRFNTEAEVDYVAARLVETVNRLRELSPLYEMAKEGIDLKKVAWAAE
- a CDS encoding Rrf2 family transcriptional regulator, which translates into the protein MLKLTKKADYGLIAMKHLAEHQHDRACSAKELAEAHGIPAELLAKILQRLVRARLLVSHHGINGGYNLARDARMISAFDVIRAIDGPLFLTSCVTHRGECEQTNRCTVREPLRKVKVGIEEVLSKLTIWELTQAADEGQTREQLVHLTMKS